In Oryzias melastigma strain HK-1 linkage group LG10, ASM292280v2, whole genome shotgun sequence, a single window of DNA contains:
- the myot gene encoding palladin (The sequence of the model RefSeq protein was modified relative to this genomic sequence to represent the inferred CDS: added 8 bases not found in genome assembly) produces MAQVQRMQKKTSTMSLTISSSSSVSSSREISSSSSLAQRHSSLVQPLCVDPHRTQSPVYNQQNSGNGVAPTFVKCLHDVSTVKGQLVVLECRLRGTPPLQVMWYREDKQILDSEDFRILRKKASSASVPEELCTLVITEAFPEDSGLFKCVALNSFGSVSCLATLEVFNDLEEQLEFEAMQQQQERISHRQEKVKDSSLETASSRQSCDDFPPELPNLMNLPPPEWPDSPLDDNSFPDYYQSLPVKPSSEEPHGYSEEEDVQSPNRQRSPEILLGVSTPSPPPPPSPPPEAQVKEKAPAAKLFTPSKLSFSSSQSGGNNMNLSDLPTFTPSAFPPSAFNYERPRHFIQSQPAFQAPSYDSVLRDAQENHSSPQNLNGAQLSHTDGSVKASQAQTLPKSTLQSQFQSLSLTQNQSATQNQSVSHSQIENQMVNHSQNQSVSHAQTQSVSHAQIENQSVSHAQTQSVSHSQNQSVSHSQNQSVSHSQNQSVSHSQTQNQSVGHSQIQNQVVSQSLIQNQANGTRKSSPSSSSLSSPTSTPAFSAAPPPPPPRSSSPTPINTSSLPRSTVRSTITLTPRVPSATGLGSATLPANQDAVSASAAYLCSVLPSNSSKLSPNSSFPHASISPSRSPLSPSSPLLPLKTSSSSSSLPQQLPPVSPSFPHSPLSPSSWSQHDTPPSRNRVTPAVVSLPASYKGTPNSIPKPILKKSIAPRPSSSRSTDEDIQGSKDALIQDLEKKLRSKEARRRHSQKLSYEERMARRLLGPENATYMFDQDNYQYSDSQTEQSDLLQPDSPEGRHTGGLWGRRHSGTDRRSNEGSAIQEKCYAPRFLQTPPDLTVEEGRFCRIDFKVGGLPTPDVSWYLDGKAIRPDDYHKMLVCEKGMHSFIIEIVTVHHAGVYECVARNRAGESRFTMRLDVLAQEVLRPPSFVQKMLNTRALEGDSVRFECKVDASPPPQLHWKKDKDMLRIDPSRMSLYQDGSGRQCLLIERVVKADAGWYTLSAINEAGMSTCNARLDVGTRTTPPVKTAPPGSKTLKLLSSVSIPALTVESPAQHTAPLYESEEL; encoded by the exons ATGGCACA AGTCCAGAGGATGCAGAAGAAGACCAGCACCATGTCTCTgaccatctcctcctcctcttctgtttCTTCCTCCCGAgagatctcctcctcctcctctttggcTCAGAGACACTCCAGCCTGGTGCAGCCGCTGTGTGTCGACCCTCATAGG ACTCAAAGTCCCGTCTATAATCAGCAGAATTCAGGGAACGGAGTCGCTCCCACTTTTgttaag TGCCTCCATGACGTGTCCACAGTGAAGGGTCAGCTGGTGGTCCTGGAGTGCCGCCTGAGAGGGACCCCCCCTCTGCAGGTCATGTGGTACAGAGAGGATAAACAAATTTTAGACTCGGAGGACTTCAGGATCCTGCGCAAGA AGGCCAGCTCTGCCTCAGTGCCAG AGGAGCTGTGTACTCTGGTGATCACTGAAGCTTTCCCTGAAGATTCGGGTTTATTTAAGTGTGTAGCTCTTAATTCCTTTGGCAGTGTCTCCTGTTTGGCCACTCTGGAGGTTTTCAATG acctggaggagcagctggagttTGAGgccatgcagcagcagcaggagagaaTTTCTCACAGACAAGAAAAAGTGAAAGACAGCTCACTGGAGACTGCGTCGTCCAGGCAGAGCTGCGACGACTTTCCTCCTGAGCTGCCAAACCTCATGAACCTTCCTCCTCCAGAGTGGCCTGACAGTCCTTTGGATGACAACAGCTTTCCAGA TTACTACCAGTCCCTACCGGTCAAACCGTCCTCTGAAGAACCTCATGGTTACAGCGAGGAAGAAGACGTCCAGAGTCCAAACCGACAAAGGTCACCTGAGATCCTTTTAGGAGTCTCTACGCCGAGTCcccctcctccaccttctccaccTCCAGAAGCTCAAGTGAAGGAGAAAGCTCCAGCGGCCAAACTGTTCACCCCAAGCAAGCTCAGCTTCTCT TCCTCCCAGTCAGGAGGCAACAACATGAACCTGTCGGACCTCCCCACCTTCACTCCCAGCGCCTTCCCCCCCAGTGCCTTCAACTACGAGCGACCGCGGCATTTTATCCAATCACAGCCGGCCTTTCAGGCTCCGAGCTACGACAGTGTTCTACGGGACGCGCAGGAGAACCACAGCAGCCCGCAGAACCTCAATGGAGCCCAGCTCAGTCACACTGATGGTTCAGTCAAAGCTTCACAAGCCCAGACGCTGCCAAAGTCCACACTGCAGTCTCAGTTCCAGTCCCTTAGTCTGACCCAGAACCAGTCAGCCACCCAGAACCAGTCGGTCAGTCACTCCCAGATCGAAAACCAGATGGTCAATCACTCCCAGAACCAGTCGGTCAGCCACGCTCAGACCCAGTCGGTCAGCCACGCTCAGATCGAGAACCAGTCGGTCAGCCACGCTCAGACCCAGTCGGTCAGCCACTCTCAGAACCAGTCGGTCAGCCACTCTCAGAACCAGTCGGTCAGCCACTCTCAGAACCAGTCAGTCAGCCACTCTCAGACCCAGAACCAGTCTGTCGGCCACTCCCAGATCCAGAACCAGGTGGTCAGCCAATCTCTGATCCAGAACCAGGCCAATGGAACACGGAAGTCCTCTCCATCTTCCTCCAGCCTCAGCTCCCCGACCTCCACCCCAGCTTTCtctgctgcacctcctcctcctcctcctcggtcTTCCTCCCCCACCCCCATTAACACGTCCTCCCTCCCTCGCTCTACTGTGCGCTCCACCATCACTCTCACTCCCAGAGTTCCTAGCGCCACCGGCCTCGGCAGTGCCACCCtcccagccaatcaggacgctgTGTCCGCCTCCGCTGCGTACCTCTGTTCGGTGCTGCCCTCCAACTCTTCCAAGTTATCTCCCAACTCCTCTTTTCCCCACGCCTCCATCTCCCCCTCCCGCTCCCCACTCTCTCCCTCCAGCCCCCTCCTCCCGCTGAAGACAtcgtcctcctcatcctccctccCTCAGCAGCTTCCACCTGTCTCCCCTTCCTTCCCTCACTCCCCCCTTTCTCCCTCTTCCTGGTCACAACACGACACTCCCCCCAGCCGGAACAGGGTGACGCCTGCCGTCGTTTCTCTGCCTGCCAGTTACAAAGGGACGCCAAACAG TATTCCCAAACCCATCCTGAAGAAGTCCATAGCACCTCGACCCTCTTCGTCCCGCTCCACAGACGAAGACATCCAGGGCTCCAAAGACGCCCTGATTCAGGATCTGGAGAAGAAGCTTCGCTCTAAGGAAGCCCGGAGGAGACACAGCCAG AAACTCTCCTATGAGGAGCGAATGGCTCGAAGGCTGTTGGGTCCAGAAAATGCGACTTACATGTTCGACCAAGACAACTACCAGTATTCAGACTCACAAACTGAGCAG TCTGATCTGCTGCAGCCAGATTCTCCTGAAGGAAGACACACCGGTGGACTGTG GGGCCGGCGCCACTCGGGGACGGACAGGAGGAGCAATGAAGGCTCGGCGATCCAGGAGAAATGTTACGCTCCTCGCTTCCTGCAAACCCCTCCAGACCTGACGGTGGAGGAGGGACGCTTCTGCAGGATCGACTTCAAG GTCGGAGGACTCCCAACTCCAGATGTTTCCTGGTACCTGGACGGGAAAGCCATCCGTCCCGACGACTACCATAAGATGCTGGTGTGCGAGAAGGGGATGCACTCGTTCATCATAGAGATCGTCACCGTGCATCACGCCGGCGTGTACGAGTGCGTGGCCAGGAACCGGGCCGGGGAGAGCCGGTTCACCATGAGACTGGATGTTCTGG CTCAGGAAGTTCTCCGTCCTCCCAGCTTCGTGCAGAAGATGCTGAACACTCGAGCTCTGGAGGGGGACTCGGTCCGGTTCGAGTGCAAGGTGGACGCCTCCCCTCCCCCACAGCTGCACTGGAAGAAAGACAAGGACATGCTGCGCATCGACCCCAGCAGGATGAG TCTGTACCAGGACGGCTCGGGACGGCAGTGTTTGCTGATCGAGAGGGTGGTGAAGGCGGACGCGGGCTGGTACACGCT